A single genomic interval of Zingiber officinale cultivar Zhangliang chromosome 4A, Zo_v1.1, whole genome shotgun sequence harbors:
- the LOC121969338 gene encoding ribosomal RNA small subunit methyltransferase nep-1-like isoform X2, producing MVRPYAVKGRKLKRRRVEEPSPTEEEMVEDVSDEGERETGVEVEEDERRAEEALDKTPVLPITGPVDRAKRPGVIFVLEKACLEVGKVGKNFQILNSDDHTNYLKKQNRNPADYRPDIIHQALLAIFDSPLAKAGRLQAIYVKTEKGVLFEIKPHVRIPRTFKRFCGLMSQLLQKLSITAVGKREKLLNVIKNPVTRHLPVNSKKIGLSYSSDKLVNLSNYVATASDDAPLVFVVGAMAHGAISKEYIDDFVSSH from the exons ATGGTTCGGCCCTACGCAGTGAAGGGGAGGAAACTCAAGAGAAGGAGAGTCGAAGAACCATCGCCGACCGAGGAGGAGATGGTAGAAGACGTCTCCGACGAGGGAGAAAGGGAGACTGGAGTCGAGGTAGAGGAGGACGAGAGGCGGGCGGAGGAGGCTTTGGACAAGACTCCTGTCCTCCCTATCACCGGGCCTGTCGACAGAGCCAAGCGGCCGGGGGTCATATTCGTTCTCGAAAAGGCTTGTCTGGAGGTCGGAAAAGTCGGAAAG AATTTTCAAATTCTGAACTCAGATGACCATACAAATTATTTGAAGAAACAGAATCGCAACCCTGCTGATTATAGACCAGACATCATTCACCAG GCCCTTCTTGCAATATTTGATAGTCCCTTAGCCAAGGCCGGTAGGTTGCAAGCTATTTATGTGAAAACAGAGAAAGGAGTTCTTTTTGAAATTAAACCACATGTTCGTATACCGAGGACCTTCAAGCGCTTTTGTGGTCTTATGT CACAATTGTTACAAAAGTTAAGCATAACAGCTGTTGGGAAGCGTGAGAAACTCCTTAACGTTATAAAAAACCCAGTGACTCGTCACTTGCCTGTCAATTCCAAGAAAATAG GTCTCTCTTATAGTTCAGACAAGTTGGTTAACTTATCCAATTATGTTGCTACTGCTAGTGATGATGCTCCGCTTGTTTTTGTG GTTGGCGCAATGGCTCATGGAGCAATCAGTAAGGAATACATTGATGATTTTGTATCCA GTCATTAA
- the LOC121969338 gene encoding ribosomal RNA small subunit methyltransferase nep-1-like isoform X1, producing MVRPYAVKGRKLKRRRVEEPSPTEEEMVEDVSDEGERETGVEVEEDERRAEEALDKTPVLPITGPVDRAKRPGVIFVLEKACLEVGKVGKNFQILNSDDHTNYLKKQNRNPADYRPDIIHQALLAIFDSPLAKAGRLQAIYVKTEKGVLFEIKPHVRIPRTFKRFCGLMSQLLQKLSITAVGKREKLLNVIKNPVTRHLPVNSKKIGLSYSSDKLVNLSNYVATASDDAPLVFVVGAMAHGAISKEYIDDFVSISEYPLSAACCLNRICSAFEQKWKIT from the exons ATGGTTCGGCCCTACGCAGTGAAGGGGAGGAAACTCAAGAGAAGGAGAGTCGAAGAACCATCGCCGACCGAGGAGGAGATGGTAGAAGACGTCTCCGACGAGGGAGAAAGGGAGACTGGAGTCGAGGTAGAGGAGGACGAGAGGCGGGCGGAGGAGGCTTTGGACAAGACTCCTGTCCTCCCTATCACCGGGCCTGTCGACAGAGCCAAGCGGCCGGGGGTCATATTCGTTCTCGAAAAGGCTTGTCTGGAGGTCGGAAAAGTCGGAAAG AATTTTCAAATTCTGAACTCAGATGACCATACAAATTATTTGAAGAAACAGAATCGCAACCCTGCTGATTATAGACCAGACATCATTCACCAG GCCCTTCTTGCAATATTTGATAGTCCCTTAGCCAAGGCCGGTAGGTTGCAAGCTATTTATGTGAAAACAGAGAAAGGAGTTCTTTTTGAAATTAAACCACATGTTCGTATACCGAGGACCTTCAAGCGCTTTTGTGGTCTTATGT CACAATTGTTACAAAAGTTAAGCATAACAGCTGTTGGGAAGCGTGAGAAACTCCTTAACGTTATAAAAAACCCAGTGACTCGTCACTTGCCTGTCAATTCCAAGAAAATAG GTCTCTCTTATAGTTCAGACAAGTTGGTTAACTTATCCAATTATGTTGCTACTGCTAGTGATGATGCTCCGCTTGTTTTTGTG GTTGGCGCAATGGCTCATGGAGCAATCAGTAAGGAATACATTGATGATTTTGTATCCA TATCAGAATACCCCTTGAGCGCGGCGTGCTGTTTGAACAGGATTTGCAGTGCATTTGAGCAAAAATGGAAGATCACATAA
- the LOC121969337 gene encoding phospholipid-transporting ATPase 1-like has translation MVGDGLTISREEEEEEEERSLAPLPSSGRHHRRKSSASAASRDGFPNPAHVRHLSRTETERLASSQRELADSNSRIVFIGDPGGSDPRFEIPRNSIRTAKYSPITFLPRNLFEQFRRLSYIYFLAIVILNQLPQLAVFGRGASALPLAFVLLVTAVKDAYEDWRRHRSDRIENNRAASVLDPQSGRFLSKRWKEARVGEVLKVLANESIPCDMVLLATSDPTGVAYIQTINLDGESNLKTRYAKQETMARPPGEDHPVDSAGVIRCEQPNRNIYGFLGNMEVDGKRVSLGPANIILRGCELKNTAWVIGVAVYTGSETKVMLNSSGAPSKRSRLETRMNRETLLLSAILIALCSVVAICNGIWLGNHSDDLELAQFFRKRDYSDGDDKKYNYSGIGTQVFFAFLMSVIVFQIMIPISLYISMELVRLGQAYFMVRDANLYDESSNSRFQCRALNINEDLGQIKYVFSDKTGTLTENKMEFQCASIRGVDYSGGRVSSRDNGEAHYILAAGKHILKPKMSVKTDPELVRLLKNKGDTEQGKRAREFFLALACCNTIVPLVVDTSDPKQKLIDYQGESPDEQALAYAAASYGFVLIERTSGHIIIDILGNRQRYDVLGLHEFDSDRKRMSVIVCGPDKTINLFVKGADNSMFGIIQNKVDLSMIDATKANLHAYSSLGLRTLVVGMRELSRKEFEEWQSAYENANTSLMGRGKLLRAVASNVERELHILGASGIEDKLQEGVPEAIESMRQAGIKVWVLTGDKQETAISIGFSCKLLTEAMTQIVINCNSEESCRNKLQDAVAMYRKFAVISPDPFENALTGTGSTKVSMALIIDGISLVYILKTKLEEELFKVATACDVVLCCRVAPLQKAGIVSLIKSRTEDMTLAIGDGANDVSMIQTADVGIGISGQEGRQAVMASDFAMGQFRFLVPLLLVHGHWNYQRMAYMILYNFYRNAVFVFILFWYVLYTAYTLTTAITEWSTVLYSIVYTALPTIVVGVLDKDLSRKTLMKYPQLYRSGQRDERYNLKLFTLTMMDAVWQSVATFYIPYLAYRQSTVDGSSLGDLWILAVVILVNIHLATDVFRWYWITHVAVWGCIVATLICVIIIDCIWTLPGYWAIFKIMGTGLFWLCLLGVIVAGMLPHFSVKALKEYLMPSDIQIAREMDKFRRMNAATMEIQMNRFSTLQL, from the exons ATGGTCGGCGATGGCTTAACCATTTcacgggaggaggaggaggaggaagaggaacggTCTCTAGCTCCTCTCCCTTCCTCCGGCCGCCACCACCGGCGAAAATCCTCGGCCTCCGCGGCTTCTCGCGACGGATTCCCAAACCCTGCTCACGTCCGGCACCTCTCCCGCACCGAGACGGAGCGCCTCGCCTCCTCGCAGCGCGAGCTTGCGGACTCCAACTCCCGCATCGTCTTCATCGGCGACCCCGGGGGGTCCGACCCCCGATTCGAGATCCCGAGGAACTCCATCCGCACCGCCAAGTACTCCCCCATTACCTTCCTCCCACGCAACCTCTTCGAGCAGTTCCGCCGCCTGTCCTACATCTACTTCCTCGCCATTGTCATCCTCAACCAGCTCCCCCAGCTCGCTGTCTTCGGCCGCGGAGCCTCCGCTCTCCCCCTCGCTTTCGTTCTACTCGTCACCGCCGTCAAGGACGCCTACGAGGACTGGCGCCGCCACCGATCTGACCGCATCGAGAACAACCGCGCTGCCTCGGTGCTCGACCCTCAATCCGGCCGATTCCTCTCCAAGAGATGGAAGGAGGCCCGCGTCGGCGAAGTCCTCAAGGTACTCGCCAACGAGAGCATCCCCTGTGACATGGTCCTCCTCGCAACCAGCGATCCCACCGGAGTTGCCTACATCCAGACCATCAACCTCGACGGCGAGTCCAACCTCAAAACGCGCTACGCCAAGCAGGAGACCATGGCCCGCCCTCCCGGCGAAGACCACCCGGTCGACTCCGCAGGCGTCATCCGCTGCGAGCAGCCCAACCGTAACATCTACGGGTTTCTCGGGAATATGGAAGTCGACGGCAAGCGGGTATCGCTTGGTCCGGCTAACATTATCCTCCGCGGATGCGAGCTCAAGAACACGGCGTGGGTGATCGGGGTCGCGGTGTACACCGGAAGCGAGACCAAGGTCATGCTCAATAGCTCAGGGGCGCCTTCGAAGCGTAGCAGACTGGAGACCCGAATGAACAGGGAGACTCTGCTGCTCTCTGCCATCTTGATTGCTCTGTGCTCGGTGGTGGCAATCTGCAACGGGATTTGGTTGGGAAACCATTCTGATGATTTGGAGTTGGCGCAATTCTTTAGGAAGAGGGATTATTCTGATGGGGATGACAAGAAGTACAACTACTCTGGGATTGGCACGCAGGTCTTCTTTGCGTTCCTGATGTCGGTGATTGTATTCCAGATCATGATTCCAATTTCGCTCTACATATCAATGGAATTGGTCAGGCTTGGGCAGGCCTATTTCATGGTCCGCGATGCCAATTTGTACGATGAGAGCTCAAACTCTAGATTTCAGTGTAGGGCTCTGAACATCAATGAGGACCTTGGGCAGATCAAGTATGTGTTCTCAGACAAGACGGGAACTTTGACTGAGAACAAGATGGAGTTTCAATGCGCTAGCATTCGAGGGGTAGATTACAGTGGAGGGAGAGTGTCTTCTCGTGATAATGGTGAAGCACATTATATCTTAG CCGCTGGCAAACATATTTTGAAGCCAAAGATGTCAGTTAAGACAGATCCTGAATTAGTTAGATTACTGAAAAACAAAGGAGATACTGAGCAAGGAAAGCGAGCTCGAGAGTTCTTCCTCGCTTTGGCATGCTGCAATACTATTGTCCCATTGGTTGTGGATACATCAGACCCTAAACAGAAGTTGATAGATTATCAAGGTGAATCTCCTGATGAACAGGCACTTGCTTATGCGGCTGCTTCATATGGGTTTGTGCTTATCGAGCGCACTTCTGGCCACATAATTATTGATATCCTTGGAAATAGACAAAG ATACGATGTTCTGGGCCTTCACGAGTTTGATAGTGATAGGAAGAGGATGTCAGTTATAGTATGCGGCCCTGATAAGACAATAAATCTGTTTGTGAAAGGTGCAGACAATTCTATGTTTGGTATTATCCAGAATAAGGTGGATTTGAGCATGATTGATGCAACTAAGGCAAACCTTCATGCATATTCATCTTTGGGGCTGAGGACACTTGTCGTGGGCATGCGTGAATTAAGTAGGAAAGAGTTTGAAGAGTGGCAGTCTGCCTATGAGAATGCAAATACATCATTGATGGGTAGAGGAAAATTACTACGAGCTGTTGCTTCTAATGTTGAAAGAGAGCTCCACATTTTAGGAGCTTCTGGAATTGAGGATAAGCTGCAAGAGGGTGTACCAGAAGCCATAGAATCTATGAGACAAGCAGGCATCAAAGTCTGGGTCTTGACCGGGGATAAGCAAGAAACTGCCATTTCTATTGGATTTTCTTGCAAACTTCTAACAGAGGCAATGACTCAGATTGTGATAAACTGCAATTCTGAAGAATCTTGTAGAAACAAGCTACAAGATGCAGTTGCCATGTACAGAAAATTTGCAGTAATATCACCTGACCCTTTTGAAAATGCATTAACAGGCACAGGATCTACTAAAGTTTCAATGGCTTTGATCATTGATGGTATTAGCCTTGTCTACATTTTGAAGACAAAATTAGAAGAAGAG CTGTTTAAGGTGGCCACAGCATGTGATGTGGTGTTGTGCTGCCGTGTGGCTCCATTGCAGAAGGCTGGAATTGTTTCTCTCATAAAGAGTCGGACAGAAGACATGACCCTTGCAATAGGAGATG GTGCAAATGATGTCTCTATGATCCAAACGGCTGATGTTGGCATTGGAATAAGTGGCCAAGAGGGAAGACAAGCTGTTATGGCATCAGATTTTGCCATGGGACAGTTTAGATTTTTAGTGCCTCTTTTGTTGGTCCATGGACATTGGAATTACCAGAGAATGGCCTACATGATCTTGTACAACTTCTACAGAAATGCTGTATTTGTCTTCATCTTATTCTG GTATGTGCTATACACTGCTTATACCTTGACAACTGCAATAACAGAGTGGAGCACCGTCTTATATTCCATAGTTTACACCGCTCTTCCCACAATAGTCGTCGGAGTGCTCGACAAAGATCTTAGCAGGAAGACATTGATGAAATATCCCCAACTCTATAGGTCAGGTCAGAGGGATGAAAGATACAATCTGAAGTTATTTACCCTCACTATGATGGATGCAGTTTGGCAAAGTGTTGCCACATTCTACATCCCATATCTTGCATACAGGCAAAGTACCGTTGATGGATCCAGCCTCGGAGACTTGTGGATCCTTGCTGTAGTTATTCTCGTAAACATTCACTTGGCCACTGATGTGTTTCGATGGTACTGGATCACTCATGTAGCTGTATGGGGCTGCATTGTTGCAACACTTATATGTGTCATCATAATCGACTGCATTTGGACGCTACCTGGTTACTG GGCCATCTTCAAGATAATGGGGACAGGATTATTTTGGTTGTGCTTACTCGGCGTAATAGTAGCAGGGATGCTTCCCCATTTTTCAGTAAAGGCATTGAAAGAGTACTTAATGCCGAGCGACATTCAAATTGCTAGAGAGATGGACAAGTTTCGGAGAATGAATGCAGCGACTATGGAAATTCAAATGAACAGATTCTCAACGCTTCAGTTATGA
- the LOC121969121 gene encoding calmodulin-like, translating into MEHLLHLISHLFDALHCRFEVSSFFLMTQEVRGHAQLGGAAKRPVVSCSSGSRKCRKTVATTTTTTDHDVEVVMRRLLSWNSGEEDGLGLMEEACRVLQEKEASVEELEEAFAVFDGNGDGKVGAEELMGVMERLGLEEGARVEECERMIAVYDEDGDGAISFREFMNMLMNS; encoded by the coding sequence ATGGAGCACCTTCTTCACCTCATCAGCCATCTCTTTGATGCATTGCATTGCCGTTTCGAAGTCTCCAGCTTTTTCCTGATGACTCAGGAGGTTCGTGGCCACGCACAGCTGGGCGGAGCAGCTAAGCGGCCGGTGGTCTCGTGCAGTTCCGGAAGCAGGAAGTGTCGGAAGACTGtcgcgacgacgacgacgacgaccgaCCATGACGTGGAGGTGGTCATGAGGAGGCTTCTCTCGTGGAACTCGGGAGAGGAGGACGGCCTCGGCCTGATGGAGGAGGCCTGCCGGGTGCTGCAGGAGAAGGAGGCGAGTGTGGAGGAGCTGGAGGAGGCCTTCGCGGTGTTCGACGGGAATGGCGACGGGAAGGTCGGCGCGGAGGAGCTGATGGGGGTGATGGAGAGGTTGGGGTTGGAAGAGGGGGCGAGGGTGGAGGAGTGCGAGAGGATGATCGCGGTTTACGATGAGGACGGTGACGGCGCGATCAGTTTCAGGGAGTTCATGAACATGCTAATGAACTCTTAG